The Allocatelliglobosispora scoriae genome contains a region encoding:
- a CDS encoding ABC transporter ATP-binding protein, whose amino-acid sequence MTVIQVRGLRKEFVVKAKVGRFRRESRVVEAVAGIDLTVERGELLGYLGPNGAGKSTTLKMLTGVLMPSSGELTVCGFTPVPQRRKLAARIGVVFGQRSALLWDLPLRDSFEVMRHVFRVPPGDHAAALRRCRELLDLDAFLDTPVRQLSLGQRMRGELTAALLHSPEVIFLDEPTIGLDVLSKQAVRGFLAELGRRGDTTIVLTTHDLADIERLCRRIVVIDHGRVVHDGSLSELHARYGSRRRVVVELDTPLTTVVELPGVSVESVEGTRITFALDAHAEVGDLVARLVSLGTLRDLAIAEPAIEDVISRLYLSPAGVEPVT is encoded by the coding sequence ATGACGGTCATCCAGGTACGCGGGTTGCGCAAGGAGTTCGTCGTCAAGGCCAAGGTGGGCCGCTTCCGCCGGGAGTCCCGCGTCGTCGAGGCGGTCGCCGGGATCGATCTCACCGTCGAGCGCGGCGAACTCCTCGGCTACCTCGGGCCCAACGGCGCCGGGAAGTCCACGACGCTGAAGATGCTGACGGGCGTACTCATGCCGTCGAGCGGCGAGCTGACCGTCTGCGGTTTCACCCCGGTGCCGCAGCGCCGCAAGCTCGCCGCGCGGATCGGCGTCGTCTTCGGCCAGCGTTCGGCGCTGCTGTGGGACCTGCCGCTGCGGGACTCCTTCGAGGTGATGCGGCACGTCTTCCGGGTGCCGCCGGGCGATCACGCGGCCGCCCTGCGCCGCTGCCGGGAACTGCTCGACCTCGACGCCTTCCTCGACACCCCGGTCCGCCAGCTCTCGCTCGGCCAGCGGATGCGCGGCGAGCTCACCGCCGCCCTGCTGCACAGCCCCGAGGTGATCTTCCTCGACGAGCCGACGATCGGTCTCGACGTGCTCAGCAAGCAGGCGGTGCGCGGCTTCCTCGCCGAGTTGGGCCGCCGCGGCGACACGACCATCGTGCTCACCACCCACGACCTCGCCGACATCGAGCGGCTCTGCCGGCGCATCGTCGTCATCGACCACGGCCGGGTCGTCCACGACGGGAGCCTGTCGGAGCTGCACGCCCGCTACGGCTCGCGGCGCCGCGTCGTCGTCGAGCTGGACACGCCGCTCACCACCGTCGTGGAGCTACCGGGTGTCTCGGTCGAGTCGGTCGAGGGGACGCGGATCACCTTCGCGCTCGACGCGCACGCCGAGGTCGGCGATCTCGTGGCCCGCCTGGTGTCCCTCGGCACCCTGCGCGACCTCGCGATCGCCGAACCCGCGATCGAAGATGTGATCTCGCGCCTCTACCTGTCCCCGGCGGGGGTCGAACCGGTAACGTGA
- a CDS encoding ABC transporter permease, which translates to MSERSEGAPGTRLTPYWELLKAQVRGQASYRASFWLDMVGNFALLGGDLLTVIVLFQVTPSLGGFTRPQVLVMFALGMVAFNVADLAVGNIERIRMYVRTGTLDTVLIRPLGVLSQLLALDFGVRRIGRVLYAVTILVVALVLADVAWTPAKAVLVVVAPIAGAALFGSIFVAASAVAFWWIESGEIAATVTYGGRDFSTYPITVYGQLFRRVFAYGLGFGFVAYYPALVLLELPDPLGLPELTGWASPLVALVAVGLAALVWRTGVRHYRSTGS; encoded by the coding sequence GTGAGCGAGCGAAGCGAGGGAGCTCCGGGGACTCGGCTGACGCCCTACTGGGAGCTGCTCAAGGCACAGGTACGCGGCCAGGCGTCCTACCGCGCCTCCTTCTGGCTCGACATGGTCGGCAACTTCGCGCTGCTCGGCGGGGACCTGCTGACCGTGATCGTGCTCTTCCAGGTCACCCCGTCGCTGGGCGGCTTCACCCGGCCGCAGGTGCTGGTGATGTTCGCCCTCGGCATGGTCGCCTTCAACGTCGCCGACCTCGCCGTCGGCAACATCGAGCGGATCCGGATGTATGTCCGCACCGGGACCCTCGACACCGTGCTGATCCGGCCGCTCGGGGTGCTGTCGCAGCTCCTCGCGCTCGACTTCGGCGTACGCCGGATCGGCAGGGTCCTCTACGCCGTCACGATCCTGGTGGTGGCCCTGGTCCTCGCCGATGTGGCGTGGACCCCGGCGAAGGCCGTGCTGGTGGTGGTCGCCCCGATCGCCGGTGCCGCGCTCTTCGGCTCGATCTTCGTCGCCGCCTCGGCGGTGGCGTTCTGGTGGATCGAGTCCGGCGAGATCGCCGCCACCGTGACCTACGGCGGGCGCGACTTCAGCACCTATCCGATCACCGTTTACGGCCAGCTCTTCCGGCGCGTCTTCGCATACGGGCTGGGCTTCGGGTTCGTCGCCTACTATCCCGCGCTGGTGCTGCTGGAGCTGCCCGATCCGCTGGGCCTGCCCGAGCTCACCGGCTGGGCATCGCCGCTCGTCGCGCTCGTCGCCGTGGGGCTCGCCGCCCTGGTCTGGCGCACCGGCGTCCGCCACTACAGGAGCACGGGGTCATGA
- a CDS encoding ABC transporter permease has product MFGFLRSYVMIAVTVVGGAAAGYSEAQLLSFVWLGQGLLGVLLLWGWNDLADRIRSGDVVMDLLRPQHPVVYFLAADLGRAAYAFLTRFFAPMLVGALCFTLYVPQRWPTYPLGAASIVLGVVISFGCRYLVNAASFWLMDSRGVNLVWLVCSGLLAGLYFPLRFLPEPLLLLIWIGTPMPSMLQAPLDVLVERDGLTGQLAIVGGQIAWAAALIGLCFLVQRRAERKLVVQGG; this is encoded by the coding sequence ATGTTCGGCTTTCTTCGCAGCTACGTGATGATCGCCGTGACGGTCGTCGGCGGTGCCGCCGCGGGCTACTCCGAGGCTCAGCTGCTCAGCTTCGTCTGGCTCGGCCAGGGCCTGCTCGGCGTGCTGCTGCTGTGGGGCTGGAACGACCTCGCCGACCGGATCCGCTCCGGCGACGTCGTGATGGACCTGCTGCGTCCGCAGCACCCGGTCGTCTACTTCCTCGCCGCCGACCTCGGCCGGGCCGCCTACGCCTTCCTGACCAGGTTTTTCGCCCCGATGCTGGTCGGGGCGCTCTGCTTCACGCTCTACGTGCCGCAGCGCTGGCCCACCTATCCGCTCGGCGCGGCGTCGATCGTGCTCGGCGTCGTGATCAGCTTCGGCTGTCGTTATCTTGTCAATGCGGCCTCGTTCTGGCTGATGGACAGCCGAGGGGTCAACCTCGTCTGGCTCGTCTGCTCCGGGCTGCTCGCCGGGCTCTACTTCCCGCTGCGCTTCCTGCCCGAACCGCTGCTGCTTCTCATCTGGATCGGCACCCCGATGCCGTCGATGCTCCAGGCACCGCTCGACGTCCTGGTCGAGCGGGACGGGCTCACCGGGCAGCTCGCCATCGTCGGGGGACAGATCGCGTGGGCCGCCGCGCTGATCGGGCTCTGCTTCCTCGTCCAGCGCCGCGCCGAGCGCAAGCTGGTGGTGCAGGGTGGGTGA
- a CDS encoding WG repeat-containing protein produces MTDERTDDRHRPTAPAWAGAPTKPWSKVPAQRPHSDNPDGQPVSGTARVPQPGAQAPNVHPQQPGQQPPRPGGVYGQPQQPGQPGPPPQPGPQGQPGQYPPPGPFPPRQGVSQFAPPPQPPAHQPPPAQTPPGVRGRHAAEQTGELPAIPASVSAAPVSVAPAAPAAAAVAPVSEAPVSVAPAPAMPAATEAPQAVATPDTVVPVSAPAAGSATALTAPTMMHAIVRPKQAAATAEPVTTPAEAAAAVAEAVEKEKTPDPEQVLAAIEWRFHHDTLRELVDDPDQLRDVREALTEKLSPATDNATRARLLSLRAVVSRILGDLGKAHSDAKMALVHAEATGELRRIAIAQARLANVLQWRGDFAEADQLFEQANSTELPDRLRATMHEHFGKSCYDQGRYIEACNHFEKALELRKVEDPDLTARTELALDAVFRKVAENGWGPYPRGRDEILRVHKPPVPKFDQKLQCWGYADPSGETGIQPAFADAQPFRDGVAWVRRPESETWELIDEGGQRLIDNRAGWLGVGSFSDGLAWVSRDGTGNWVAIDKTNRIVISTGFDDVRPFRRGIAAVRRGGWGAIDKVGRIVVPCQFGPFATALTDGRYVDGFTDEGLAIVDAGGRKGIVDRAGNMIVPPVHPALVIHPVAFLVASPAGKWGALDRKGRPLIDPQLPSRTVVMEEIDRLLADTKPVL; encoded by the coding sequence GTGACCGACGAGCGCACCGACGACCGGCACCGGCCGACCGCACCCGCTTGGGCCGGTGCGCCGACGAAGCCGTGGTCCAAGGTGCCTGCTCAACGGCCCCATAGCGACAATCCGGACGGCCAGCCCGTCTCCGGCACCGCTCGCGTGCCGCAGCCCGGCGCGCAGGCCCCCAACGTGCACCCCCAGCAGCCCGGACAGCAGCCACCGCGCCCCGGAGGCGTCTATGGCCAGCCGCAGCAGCCGGGCCAGCCCGGTCCGCCGCCGCAGCCCGGTCCGCAGGGCCAGCCCGGCCAATACCCGCCGCCCGGGCCCTTCCCGCCGCGGCAGGGTGTTTCGCAGTTCGCGCCGCCGCCCCAGCCGCCCGCTCATCAGCCGCCACCCGCCCAGACTCCGCCCGGCGTGCGCGGTCGCCACGCTGCCGAGCAGACCGGTGAGCTCCCGGCGATCCCGGCGAGTGTCTCCGCCGCCCCGGTCTCGGTGGCACCCGCCGCACCCGCAGCCGCGGCCGTAGCGCCCGTGTCGGAGGCTCCCGTCTCCGTGGCGCCCGCCCCGGCCATGCCCGCTGCGACCGAGGCGCCGCAGGCGGTGGCGACGCCCGACACCGTCGTACCCGTCTCGGCACCCGCCGCGGGCAGCGCCACCGCGCTCACCGCGCCGACGATGATGCATGCGATCGTGCGGCCCAAGCAGGCCGCCGCGACCGCGGAGCCGGTGACCACGCCCGCCGAGGCCGCCGCAGCCGTCGCGGAAGCGGTCGAGAAGGAGAAGACCCCCGATCCCGAGCAGGTGCTCGCCGCGATCGAGTGGCGTTTCCACCACGACACGCTGCGCGAACTCGTCGACGATCCGGACCAGCTCCGCGACGTCCGCGAGGCGCTGACCGAGAAGCTCAGCCCGGCCACCGACAACGCGACCCGGGCCCGGCTGCTCAGCCTGCGCGCGGTCGTCTCGCGCATCCTCGGCGACCTCGGCAAGGCGCACTCCGATGCCAAGATGGCGCTCGTGCACGCGGAGGCGACCGGCGAGCTGCGGCGCATCGCGATCGCCCAGGCCCGCCTCGCCAACGTGCTGCAGTGGCGCGGCGACTTCGCCGAGGCCGACCAGCTCTTCGAGCAGGCCAACTCCACCGAGCTGCCCGACCGGCTGCGCGCCACGATGCACGAGCACTTCGGCAAGTCCTGCTATGACCAGGGCCGCTACATCGAGGCGTGCAACCACTTCGAGAAGGCCCTGGAGCTGCGCAAGGTCGAGGACCCCGACCTCACCGCCCGCACCGAGCTGGCGCTCGACGCGGTCTTCCGCAAGGTCGCGGAGAATGGCTGGGGCCCCTACCCGCGCGGTCGCGACGAGATCCTGCGGGTCCACAAGCCCCCGGTCCCCAAATTCGATCAAAAGCTTCAATGCTGGGGGTACGCGGACCCGTCCGGCGAGACCGGCATCCAGCCCGCCTTCGCCGACGCCCAGCCGTTCCGCGACGGAGTGGCGTGGGTTCGCCGCCCCGAGTCCGAGACCTGGGAGCTGATCGACGAGGGTGGTCAGCGCCTCATCGACAACCGGGCCGGCTGGCTCGGCGTGGGATCGTTCTCGGACGGCCTGGCCTGGGTGTCCCGCGACGGAACCGGCAACTGGGTGGCGATCGACAAGACCAACCGGATCGTCATCTCGACCGGTTTCGACGACGTCCGCCCCTTCCGCCGCGGCATCGCCGCCGTCCGCCGTGGTGGCTGGGGTGCGATCGACAAGGTCGGCCGGATCGTGGTCCCGTGCCAGTTCGGCCCGTTCGCCACGGCGCTCACCGACGGCCGCTACGTCGACGGGTTCACCGACGAGGGTCTGGCGATCGTCGACGCGGGCGGCCGCAAGGGCATCGTCGACCGCGCGGGCAACATGATCGTCCCTCCGGTGCACCCGGCCCTCGTCATCCACCCGGTCGCATTCCTGGTGGCGAGCCCGGCCGGCAAGTGGGGCGCTCTCGACCGCAAGGGCCGCCCCCTCATCGACCCGCAGCTTCCCAGCCGCACGGTGGTCATGGAGGAGATCGACCGCCTCCTGGCCGACACCAAGCCGGTCCTGTAG
- a CDS encoding aldo/keto reductase family protein has product MEFRHLGRSGLLVSEISYGNWITHGSQVEEDAALACVRAALDVGITTFDTADVYAGTKAEAVLGRALKGERRAGLEIFTKVYWPTGPGRNDRGLSRKHILESIDGSLSRLGTDYVDLYQAHRFDHSTPLEETMVAFADVVRAGKAHYIGVSEWTADQLREGHALATELRIPFVSSQPQYSMLWRVIEDEVVPTSEELGISQIVWSPIAQGVLTGKYLPGQPPPDGSRATDENGGRFMQRLMSDEVLSRVQQLKPLAEQAGLTMAQLAVAWVLQNTNVASAIVGATRPEQVLDNAKASGVKLDADLLKAIDEILEPVAERDPARTYETSPKERP; this is encoded by the coding sequence ATGGAATTCCGACACCTCGGGCGATCTGGGCTGCTGGTCAGCGAGATCTCCTACGGAAACTGGATCACTCACGGCTCACAGGTCGAGGAGGACGCGGCCCTCGCCTGCGTCCGCGCGGCCCTCGACGTCGGCATCACGACCTTCGACACGGCCGATGTCTACGCCGGCACCAAGGCCGAGGCCGTTCTCGGCCGGGCGCTCAAGGGCGAGCGCCGGGCGGGGCTGGAGATCTTCACCAAGGTCTACTGGCCGACCGGTCCGGGCCGCAACGACCGGGGCCTGTCCCGCAAGCACATCCTGGAGTCGATCGACGGCTCGCTGAGCCGCCTCGGCACCGACTACGTGGACCTCTACCAGGCACACCGGTTCGACCACAGCACGCCGCTGGAGGAGACGATGGTCGCCTTCGCCGATGTCGTCCGGGCGGGCAAGGCGCACTACATCGGCGTCTCCGAGTGGACCGCCGACCAGCTCCGCGAGGGCCACGCGCTCGCGACCGAGCTGCGGATCCCGTTCGTGTCGTCGCAGCCTCAGTATTCGATGCTGTGGCGGGTCATCGAGGACGAGGTCGTGCCGACCTCCGAGGAGCTCGGCATCAGCCAGATCGTCTGGTCGCCGATCGCCCAGGGCGTGCTGACCGGAAAATACCTGCCGGGCCAGCCGCCGCCGGACGGTTCCCGCGCCACCGACGAGAACGGCGGCCGGTTCATGCAGCGCCTCATGAGCGACGAGGTGCTGAGCCGGGTCCAGCAGCTCAAGCCCCTCGCCGAGCAGGCCGGGCTGACGATGGCCCAGCTCGCGGTGGCCTGGGTGCTGCAGAACACCAACGTGGCGAGCGCGATCGTCGGCGCGACCCGCCCGGAGCAGGTGCTCGACAACGCCAAGGCGTCCGGGGTCAAGCTCGACGCCGATCTGTTGAAGGCGATCGACGAGATCCTGGAGCCGGTCGCGGAGCGCGATCCGGCCAGGACCTACGAGACCTCGCCCAAGGAACGTCCCTAG
- a CDS encoding bifunctional adenosylcobinamide kinase/adenosylcobinamide-phosphate guanylyltransferase: protein MSVDAWTSALVLGGIRSGKSEFAESLVAAALTDQEGSTVRYVATAEIGDDPAWAERISAHQRRRPVEWTTEEIIEPADLLRSLGNASAEEIVLVDDLGGWVARLLDLDAEAQEQQIEALGWSVGACKATLVLVSSEVGLGLVPTTEIGAAYADLLGATNRTVADAATQVALVVAGQPSWLKQSASRAPAPAGKAAAAKPAVVVPPQEVPEVITPVVADPTAALSAPTMTLPMVATGLVIQHGMDLPMPNEEAERDLTARLATLDLPGAGFGGLSGILAFAAKTQGTATPSQWRSVRVMLVHADFLGSAAAGVDAADSQHRADQARAGAGPIGVLAARLGASLQVVDAATAEPIDLGSATTPEAVEAALRHGWRLAEEAADAGVDLLVLGSCGAGTETTAAAIVSSITGAEIAGLLGRRVSADGRVDDTAWMLRCLAARDALHRIKSVGNNARDLLTELGGAGMAIAVGLMLGATARRTAMVLDGPLGVAAGLLARDLAGQARHWCLLPDHGGDPTTKLGADVLGLDPILDLKLDLGEGASALAAIPLMQSALALAESLWQGAPPAVAAPAETEPDAVDVAGLESAAEPMPGGPGFNAPSGAYPVTEA from the coding sequence ATGTCGGTTGACGCGTGGACGAGCGCCCTGGTGTTGGGTGGCATCCGATCCGGAAAGTCGGAGTTCGCGGAGTCCCTCGTGGCTGCCGCCCTGACGGACCAAGAGGGCAGCACGGTGCGATATGTCGCCACCGCCGAGATCGGCGACGATCCGGCCTGGGCGGAGCGCATCTCGGCCCACCAGCGACGACGCCCCGTCGAGTGGACCACCGAGGAGATCATCGAGCCCGCAGACCTGCTGCGGTCGCTCGGCAATGCCAGCGCCGAGGAGATCGTGCTCGTCGACGACCTCGGCGGCTGGGTGGCCCGGCTGCTCGACCTCGACGCCGAGGCGCAGGAGCAGCAGATCGAGGCTCTGGGCTGGTCGGTCGGCGCGTGCAAGGCGACGCTCGTGCTGGTCAGCTCCGAGGTGGGCCTCGGCCTGGTGCCGACCACCGAGATCGGCGCGGCCTATGCCGACCTGCTCGGCGCGACCAACCGCACCGTCGCCGACGCGGCGACGCAGGTGGCGCTCGTCGTCGCCGGACAGCCGAGCTGGCTCAAGCAGTCCGCGAGCCGGGCTCCGGCCCCCGCGGGCAAGGCCGCTGCCGCCAAGCCGGCGGTCGTCGTGCCGCCGCAGGAGGTCCCCGAGGTGATCACCCCGGTCGTGGCCGACCCGACCGCCGCGCTCAGCGCCCCGACGATGACGCTGCCGATGGTCGCCACCGGCCTCGTGATCCAGCACGGCATGGACCTGCCGATGCCCAACGAGGAGGCCGAGCGCGATCTCACCGCCCGGCTCGCCACCCTCGACCTGCCCGGCGCCGGTTTCGGCGGGCTCAGCGGGATTCTCGCCTTCGCGGCGAAGACCCAGGGCACCGCCACCCCGTCCCAGTGGCGTTCCGTGCGGGTCATGCTGGTCCACGCCGACTTCCTGGGTTCGGCCGCTGCCGGGGTCGACGCCGCCGACTCGCAGCACCGCGCCGACCAGGCTCGCGCCGGGGCCGGCCCGATCGGTGTGCTCGCCGCTCGCCTCGGCGCCAGCCTGCAGGTGGTCGACGCCGCCACCGCCGAGCCGATCGACCTCGGCAGCGCCACGACACCGGAGGCCGTCGAGGCGGCCCTTCGGCACGGCTGGCGGCTCGCCGAGGAGGCGGCCGACGCCGGAGTGGACCTGCTCGTGCTCGGTTCCTGCGGTGCCGGGACGGAGACCACCGCCGCCGCGATCGTCTCGTCGATCACCGGCGCCGAGATCGCCGGGCTGCTCGGGCGCCGGGTCAGTGCCGACGGGCGGGTCGACGACACCGCCTGGATGCTGCGCTGCCTCGCCGCCCGCGACGCCCTGCACCGGATCAAGTCGGTCGGCAACAACGCCCGGGACCTGCTCACCGAGCTCGGCGGTGCCGGGATGGCGATCGCGGTCGGACTGATGCTGGGTGCCACCGCTCGGCGTACCGCGATGGTCCTCGACGGACCGCTGGGTGTCGCGGCCGGGCTGCTCGCGCGCGACCTGGCGGGCCAGGCCCGGCACTGGTGCCTGCTGCCGGACCACGGCGGCGACCCGACCACGAAGCTGGGTGCCGACGTGCTGGGCCTGGACCCGATCCTCGACCTCAAGCTCGACCTGGGCGAGGGCGCTTCGGCGCTCGCCGCGATCCCGCTGATGCAGTCGGCGCTGGCGCTCGCGGAGTCGCTGTGGCAGGGGGCGCCGCCCGCGGTGGCCGCTCCGGCCGAGACCGAGCCGGACGCGGTCGACGTCGCCGGGCTGGAGTCGGCCGCCGAGCCGATGCCGGGCGGTCCCGGCTTCAACGCGCCGAGCGGTGCCTATCCGGTGACCGAAGCCTGA
- a CDS encoding adenosylcobinamide-GDP ribazoletransferase codes for MAVGDGLRLAITTFTVFPLRAGRVDRAAGAVAISVAPAVGALLGLVVGGVGWSLSWLGTPALVAGALAVGTGVLLTRGLHLDGLADTTDALGSYGGPERALEIMKKPDIGPFGVAAICLDLLIQTACLTALVTHPAATALVATATAMACGRLAVTVACARGVPAARPGGLGALVAGSVPPVVVALAAVAVGLLAVRATPAHPWQGPVVVAVATAVTAVLLRHLVRRFGGITGDVLGFVLEVSTGLCLVGLTLD; via the coding sequence ATGGCCGTCGGCGACGGACTCCGGCTCGCCATCACCACCTTCACCGTGTTTCCGCTGCGTGCGGGGCGGGTGGACCGGGCCGCCGGTGCCGTCGCGATCTCCGTCGCGCCCGCGGTCGGCGCGCTGCTCGGCCTGGTCGTCGGCGGTGTCGGCTGGTCGCTGTCGTGGCTGGGCACGCCCGCCCTCGTCGCGGGGGCGCTCGCGGTCGGCACCGGGGTGCTGCTGACGCGGGGTCTGCACCTCGACGGGCTCGCCGACACCACCGACGCGCTCGGGTCCTACGGCGGCCCGGAACGGGCTCTGGAGATCATGAAGAAGCCCGACATCGGGCCCTTCGGCGTCGCCGCGATCTGCCTGGATCTGCTGATCCAGACCGCGTGCCTCACCGCTCTGGTCACCCACCCGGCCGCCACCGCGCTGGTGGCGACCGCGACCGCGATGGCCTGCGGCCGGCTCGCGGTGACGGTGGCCTGCGCTCGGGGCGTGCCCGCGGCACGCCCCGGCGGGCTGGGCGCACTGGTCGCGGGCTCCGTCCCGCCGGTGGTGGTGGCGCTCGCCGCGGTCGCCGTCGGCCTCCTGGCGGTCCGGGCGACCCCCGCCCACCCGTGGCAAGGCCCCGTCGTGGTCGCGGTCGCCACCGCCGTCACGGCGGTCCTGCTGCGCCATCTGGTACGCCGGTTCGGCGGCATCACCGGCGACGTACTCGGATTCGTGCTCGAAGTGTCCACGGGACTCTGTTTGGTCGGCCTGACGCTGGACTAG
- a CDS encoding intein-containing Rv2578c family radical SAM protein produces MRWNNLRTAPGTTAGPGVASTERSLAPRAAARPAPPLSAAQLALSFPAVPDAVVRTFDTPGFAGMTFYEIHAKSIINRVSGESSVPFQWTVNPYRGCTHACTYCLAGDTPILMADGRTKPLSDLRPGDRIYGTRRHGAGRRYVRTRVIDHWQTTRAAFRVTLADGTALTCGGDHRFLTADGWRYASPGPTARPVLAVGDVVLGPGGFPTPPKDSPDYHHGYLRAMIRGIGTIGATSTSDPEVIERTAAFLADLTTDTLTEWAVSASDDWCAGFLAGVFDAEGSFNRGTMLLASADPETVYWTEQCLARFGFRTDVEWSASTLSRWLRITGGLSEQVRFLLTTDPASSRKRSLASCDLDTPGTERNRVVAVEALGLDLPLFDITTGTGDYIANGTVSHNCFARNTHTYLDLDAGRDFDTKVVVKVNAGELLRRELAAPRWSGAPIAMGTNVDCYQRAEGRYGLMRPIIATLRDFANPFSILTKGTLILRDLDLLRQAAEVTEVNLAVSIGFVDEELWRSVEPGAPSPRRRLDVVSRLADAGFSVGVLMAPILPGLTDTDESVDATVAALAAAGASHVVPLPLHLRTGAKEWFAQWLRREHPELLARYRELYGDRAYLGKDYQREILARVRTAGRRHGIGAGGDSFRTARRTSVPAPPPEQLSLL; encoded by the coding sequence ATGCGTTGGAACAATCTGCGGACCGCGCCAGGCACCACGGCCGGGCCTGGAGTGGCTTCGACCGAGCGTTCCCTCGCACCACGCGCAGCTGCGCGGCCGGCTCCACCCCTGTCGGCCGCGCAGCTGGCACTCTCCTTCCCCGCCGTGCCCGACGCCGTGGTCCGCACCTTCGACACGCCGGGTTTCGCCGGGATGACGTTCTACGAGATCCACGCCAAGTCGATCATCAACAGGGTGAGCGGCGAGAGCTCCGTCCCGTTCCAGTGGACGGTCAACCCCTATCGGGGCTGCACGCACGCCTGCACCTACTGCCTCGCCGGGGACACGCCGATCCTGATGGCCGACGGCCGCACGAAGCCGCTCTCCGACCTGCGCCCCGGCGACCGGATCTACGGCACCCGCCGCCACGGCGCCGGCCGGCGCTACGTGCGGACCCGGGTGATCGACCACTGGCAGACGACGCGGGCCGCCTTCCGGGTCACGCTCGCCGACGGCACGGCGCTGACCTGCGGCGGCGATCACCGTTTCCTCACCGCCGACGGCTGGCGCTACGCCTCCCCCGGCCCGACCGCGCGGCCCGTCCTCGCCGTCGGCGATGTCGTGCTCGGCCCGGGCGGCTTCCCGACCCCGCCCAAGGACTCCCCCGACTACCACCACGGCTACCTCCGGGCGATGATCCGCGGCATCGGCACGATCGGGGCCACCTCGACGAGCGACCCCGAGGTGATCGAGCGCACCGCCGCCTTCCTGGCGGACCTCACGACCGACACGCTGACCGAGTGGGCGGTGAGCGCGAGCGACGACTGGTGCGCGGGCTTCCTCGCCGGGGTCTTCGACGCCGAGGGCTCCTTCAACCGCGGCACGATGCTGCTGGCGAGCGCCGATCCCGAGACGGTCTACTGGACCGAGCAGTGCCTGGCGCGCTTCGGTTTCCGCACCGACGTCGAGTGGTCCGCGAGCACGCTGAGCCGCTGGCTGCGGATCACGGGCGGCCTGTCGGAGCAGGTCCGCTTCCTGCTCACCACCGACCCGGCGTCGAGCCGCAAGCGCTCCCTCGCGAGCTGCGACCTCGACACCCCCGGCACCGAGCGCAACCGCGTGGTGGCGGTGGAGGCGCTCGGGCTCGACCTGCCGCTCTTCGACATCACCACCGGCACCGGGGACTACATCGCCAACGGCACGGTCAGCCACAACTGCTTCGCCCGCAACACGCACACCTACCTCGATCTCGACGCGGGCCGCGACTTCGACACCAAGGTCGTCGTCAAGGTCAACGCCGGTGAGCTGCTGCGCCGCGAGCTCGCCGCTCCGCGCTGGTCCGGTGCGCCGATCGCAATGGGCACCAATGTGGACTGTTACCAGCGGGCTGAGGGTCGCTATGGGCTGATGCGCCCGATCATCGCGACGCTGCGCGACTTCGCCAACCCGTTCTCGATCCTCACCAAGGGCACGCTGATCCTGCGCGACCTCGACCTGCTGCGCCAGGCCGCGGAGGTGACCGAGGTCAACCTCGCCGTCTCGATCGGCTTCGTCGACGAGGAGCTGTGGCGATCGGTGGAGCCGGGCGCCCCCAGCCCGCGCCGCCGCCTCGACGTGGTCAGTCGGCTCGCCGACGCCGGTTTCTCCGTCGGCGTCCTGATGGCTCCGATCCTGCCCGGCCTCACCGACACCGACGAGTCGGTCGATGCCACCGTCGCGGCGCTCGCCGCCGCCGGCGCCTCCCACGTCGTGCCGCTCCCGCTGCACCTGCGCACCGGCGCCAAGGAGTGGTTCGCGCAGTGGCTGCGGCGCGAGCATCCCGAGCTGCTCGCGCGCTACCGTGAGCTCTACGGTGACCGGGCCTACCTGGGCAAGGACTATCAGCGCGAGATCCTGGCGCGGGTGCGCACAGCCGGTCGACGGCACGGCATCGGCGCGGGCGGGGACTCGTTCCGGACCGCACGGCGCACCTCCGTCCCCGCGCCGCCGCCCGAGCAGCTCAGCCTGCTCTAG
- a CDS encoding MmcQ/YjbR family DNA-binding protein has product MTVTYEQVRDWVLALPGGEEVMVAEWGHPTLRVNGKMFAAGSPGSPTMSVKASKEEQAALLAARPDTFSIAAYTGRFGWVRVELSTVDADELHELVVEAWRRTAPKKLVKLYDIPS; this is encoded by the coding sequence GTGACCGTCACCTACGAGCAGGTCCGTGACTGGGTCCTCGCCCTCCCCGGGGGCGAGGAGGTCATGGTCGCCGAGTGGGGGCACCCGACCCTGCGGGTCAACGGCAAGATGTTCGCCGCCGGCTCGCCGGGTTCGCCGACCATGTCGGTCAAGGCCTCCAAAGAAGAGCAGGCCGCGCTGCTCGCGGCCCGGCCCGACACCTTCAGCATCGCCGCCTACACGGGCAGATTCGGTTGGGTACGCGTGGAGCTGTCCACCGTCGACGCCGACGAGCTGCACGAACTCGTCGTGGAGGCGTGGCGCCGGACAGCGCCGAAGAAGCTCGTCAAGCTCTACGACATCCCGAGCTGA